A single region of the Polyangiaceae bacterium genome encodes:
- a CDS encoding IS66 family transposase: MDLRRESDVEQLRRIALAQQVQIEQLLRVLNAKCKELETLKGDPKELQRTLELLETLTKKAQEAAPLPNAQPSRDRSKDKPRSEFGPKPQPALPFEPMLFELDDADRVCPSCGGELRAMAGQFEASEMIDVIEVSYRLVQVQQQKYVCRCGSCVETAPGPERATPGSRYSLAFAIKVAIDKYLDHIPLARQSRILRRHGVDVTTQTLWGLLEVVERRLRAADGALFQDALLEPVIGLDQTSWKRLDDKHKKPWQIWCVTTPRAVVHRIRKDKGKETFTELVGAYRGVIVCDAAQTHEAGARESEHIHLAGCWAHAYRKFEEAAPDHPEAQLAMKWIGQLYEIDERAGDDLAAKTELRRTESRAVLDQLKTWLWSQALLKTLSIGKAAAYGIANWERLTRFVDDARIPLDNNATERGIRGPVVGRRNHFGSKSERGTQVAATFYSLIETAKLHGVNPAEYLLEAVRAADRGEVLLPWQMPR; this comes from the coding sequence GTGGACCTGCGGCGCGAGAGCGATGTCGAGCAACTGCGACGAATCGCGCTCGCGCAGCAAGTGCAAATCGAGCAACTTCTCCGCGTACTCAACGCGAAGTGCAAGGAGCTCGAAACGCTCAAGGGCGACCCGAAAGAGCTGCAGCGAACACTCGAGCTACTCGAGACGCTGACGAAGAAAGCGCAGGAGGCTGCGCCTCTGCCCAACGCCCAGCCCAGTCGCGATCGCTCGAAGGACAAGCCACGCAGTGAGTTCGGGCCGAAGCCGCAGCCCGCTCTGCCCTTCGAGCCGATGCTGTTCGAGCTCGACGACGCCGATCGCGTGTGCCCGAGCTGCGGTGGCGAGCTGCGCGCGATGGCCGGGCAATTCGAGGCGTCGGAGATGATCGACGTGATCGAGGTGAGCTACCGGCTCGTCCAGGTCCAGCAGCAGAAGTACGTGTGTCGATGCGGAAGCTGCGTCGAAACCGCGCCGGGACCGGAGCGCGCGACTCCGGGTAGTCGCTACTCGCTCGCATTCGCGATCAAGGTCGCGATCGACAAGTACCTCGACCACATCCCGTTGGCGCGGCAGTCGCGAATCCTACGTCGCCATGGTGTCGACGTGACGACGCAGACGCTGTGGGGCTTGCTCGAAGTGGTTGAGCGGCGGCTCCGGGCAGCGGACGGCGCGCTGTTCCAAGACGCGCTCTTGGAGCCCGTGATCGGACTCGACCAGACGAGCTGGAAGCGACTCGACGACAAGCACAAGAAGCCCTGGCAGATTTGGTGCGTGACGACACCCAGGGCCGTCGTGCATCGGATTCGAAAGGATAAGGGCAAGGAGACCTTCACCGAGCTCGTCGGTGCGTACCGCGGCGTGATCGTGTGCGACGCCGCACAGACACACGAAGCTGGCGCGAGAGAGAGCGAGCACATCCATCTCGCCGGATGCTGGGCGCACGCCTACCGAAAATTCGAGGAGGCGGCACCCGATCATCCCGAGGCGCAACTGGCGATGAAGTGGATCGGCCAGCTCTACGAGATCGACGAGCGCGCCGGCGATGACCTGGCAGCGAAAACCGAGCTGCGTCGCACGGAGTCTCGTGCGGTGCTCGACCAGCTAAAGACGTGGCTCTGGAGCCAGGCCCTGCTCAAGACCCTGAGCATCGGAAAGGCCGCCGCGTACGGGATCGCCAACTGGGAGCGCCTGACGCGCTTCGTGGACGACGCGCGCATCCCGCTCGACAACAACGCAACCGAGCGGGGCATTCGCGGGCCGGTTGTCGGGCGCCGGAACCACTTCGGCTCGAAGTCCGAGCGCGGCACGCAGGTAGCGGCGACCTTCTACTCGTTGATCGAGACCGCCAAGCTCCACGGGGTCAACCCGGCTGAGTATCTGCTCGAGGCGGTCAGAGCCGCCGACCGCGGCGAAGTGCTCCTGCCCTGGCAGATGCCCCGCTGA
- the rsfS gene encoding ribosome silencing factor: protein MMVKAKKSKSKTASRSTVRARGVSLKEHVKKSEPTEEARRIALLAAEAGLDKKAVGVEIVDVTGKVDYADFLVLMTGHSDRHVAAIAEAVDELASRNGISAISMEGLPQANWVLIDFVDVVVHVFEEQARSLYDLDGLWMDARRVPVPGASTGLS, encoded by the coding sequence ATGATGGTGAAAGCCAAGAAATCCAAGTCCAAGACCGCTTCTCGTTCGACGGTGCGCGCGCGCGGCGTTTCGCTCAAGGAGCACGTCAAGAAATCCGAGCCCACGGAAGAGGCGCGGCGCATCGCGCTGCTCGCCGCCGAAGCGGGCCTCGACAAGAAGGCCGTCGGTGTCGAGATCGTCGACGTGACCGGCAAGGTCGACTACGCGGACTTCTTGGTGCTCATGACGGGCCACAGCGATCGCCACGTGGCGGCCATCGCGGAGGCGGTCGACGAGCTGGCGAGCAGGAACGGCATCAGCGCCATCAGCATGGAAGGGCTGCCGCAGGCGAACTGGGTGCTCATCGACTTCGTGGATGTCGTGGTCCACGTGTTCGAGGAGCAAGCCCGGAGCCTGTACGACCTCGACGGGCTGTGGATGGACGCCCGCCGGGTGCCGGTGCCGGGCGCGAGCACCGGGCTTTCGTGA
- the tatC gene encoding twin-arginine translocase subunit TatC has protein sequence MSADPEEHVMTFWEHLDELRSRLLRMLAAFAIGTAACWFFRERLLWVLTHPFITAWNEQKLGGHAALHFPAPASLFVAYVKLALLGGFVLSLPIMLYQLWAFIAPGLYSREKRLAIPFVVSSCGLFAAGGYFGWRVAFPIAFQYLLGFSGPVGPEGFEVTPTVMIGDYIEFVTRMLLAFGAVFELPVLVFFLSVAGLVTHRHLIKFARYFVVLAFLVGAVLTPPDVTSQFLLAVPLCVLYIVSIGISWLVDLRRRGKKAESS, from the coding sequence ATGAGCGCGGATCCCGAAGAGCACGTGATGACCTTCTGGGAGCACCTGGACGAGCTCCGCTCCCGGCTCCTGCGCATGCTCGCCGCCTTCGCCATCGGCACTGCCGCGTGCTGGTTCTTCCGCGAGCGACTTTTGTGGGTGCTCACGCATCCGTTCATCACCGCGTGGAACGAGCAGAAGCTCGGCGGCCACGCCGCCCTGCACTTCCCCGCTCCGGCGTCGCTGTTCGTCGCCTACGTCAAGCTCGCGCTGCTGGGCGGCTTCGTGCTCTCGCTGCCCATCATGCTGTACCAGCTGTGGGCCTTCATCGCGCCCGGCCTCTACTCGCGGGAAAAGCGCCTCGCCATCCCCTTCGTGGTCTCCAGCTGCGGCCTGTTCGCCGCCGGCGGCTACTTCGGATGGCGAGTCGCCTTCCCCATCGCCTTCCAGTACCTCTTGGGCTTCAGCGGTCCCGTCGGTCCCGAGGGCTTCGAGGTCACCCCCACGGTGATGATCGGCGACTACATCGAGTTCGTCACCCGCATGCTGCTCGCCTTCGGTGCCGTCTTCGAGCTGCCGGTCCTGGTCTTCTTCCTCAGCGTCGCCGGCCTCGTCACTCACCGCCACCTCATCAAGTTCGCGCGCTACTTCGTGGTGCTCGCGTTCCTGGTGGGCGCCGTGCTCACACCGCCGGACGTCACCAGCCAGTTCCTGCTCGCGGTGCCCCTGTGCGTCCTGTACATCGTGTCCATCGGCATCTCCTGGCTGGTGGATCTCCGGCGCCGAGGCAAGAAGGCCGAGTCCTCCTGA
- the tnpB gene encoding IS66 family insertion sequence element accessory protein TnpB, with protein sequence MILGTSRAVRVFAYPEPVDLRKGYDGLYGLVKTGLGRDPLSGDLFLFANKRRHACKVLVWDGTGLCIFQKRLERGRFAKLWSDDGRTVELTSTELALFIEGCDLVGRRVLSPGIVKPKVLALDRTA encoded by the coding sequence ATGATCTTGGGCACGAGCCGAGCTGTGCGCGTGTTTGCGTACCCGGAGCCGGTGGATCTCCGCAAGGGGTACGACGGGCTGTACGGCCTCGTGAAGACCGGGCTCGGGCGCGACCCGCTGAGTGGTGACCTGTTCTTGTTCGCCAACAAGCGGCGACACGCTTGCAAGGTGCTCGTGTGGGACGGCACCGGGCTGTGCATCTTCCAGAAGCGACTCGAGCGCGGTCGCTTCGCGAAGCTGTGGAGCGACGACGGGCGCACGGTGGAGCTCACGTCGACCGAGCTGGCGCTCTTCATCGAGGGCTGCGATCTCGTCGGTCGTCGCGTGCTGTCGCCCGGGATCGTGAAGCCGAAAGTTCTTGCGCTCGATCGCACGGCGTGA
- the tatB gene encoding twin-arginine translocase subunit TatB — protein sequence MFGISLSEITLIAVVALIVVGPQKLPGMLRTLGQWVGRIRRLTTEVRAQTGIDDILRQEGIDGGISELRGMLRGDLRSAIGSRRSEAATSYDDPYPDAAELDRYREYPLEGADAHGALPDDLVDSDDDEDADDDRVAQGTADDEDADDGRVAQGEDDE from the coding sequence GTGTTCGGCATTTCGCTGTCGGAAATCACGCTCATCGCGGTGGTCGCGCTCATCGTCGTGGGTCCGCAAAAGCTCCCGGGAATGCTGCGCACCCTCGGCCAGTGGGTCGGGCGCATCCGGCGGCTCACCACCGAGGTGCGCGCCCAGACCGGCATCGACGACATCTTGCGCCAAGAGGGCATCGACGGCGGCATCAGCGAGCTGCGGGGCATGCTGCGGGGGGATCTTCGCAGCGCCATCGGGTCCCGCCGCAGCGAGGCCGCCACCAGCTACGACGACCCCTACCCCGACGCCGCAGAGCTGGATCGCTACCGCGAGTACCCGCTGGAAGGGGCGGACGCCCATGGCGCCCTGCCGGACGATCTGGTGGACAGCGACGACGACGAAGACGCGGACGACGACCGCGTGGCCCAGGGCACGGCGGACGACGAGGACGCGGACGACGGCCGCGTGGCTCAGGGCGAGGACGACGAATGA
- a CDS encoding 23S rRNA (pseudouridine(1915)-N(3))-methyltransferase RlmH — protein sequence MKLVVVAVGKIKDKHLRAVADDYKQRLGRYVRVEELEVKDGAALERAVPADSLRVALEVHGDALGSETLARRVERWGSQGKGVVAFFIGGAEGLPAELSRGADARLSLSSLTLPHRLARVVLFEQLYRAMTILRGEPYARED from the coding sequence GTGAAGCTGGTCGTCGTCGCCGTCGGCAAGATCAAAGACAAGCATCTGCGCGCCGTCGCCGACGACTACAAGCAGCGCCTCGGCCGCTACGTGCGGGTGGAAGAGCTGGAGGTGAAGGACGGCGCCGCCCTCGAGCGGGCTGTGCCGGCGGACTCGCTGCGCGTCGCCCTGGAGGTGCACGGCGATGCGCTCGGCAGCGAAACCCTCGCGCGCCGCGTGGAGCGCTGGGGCAGCCAGGGCAAGGGCGTCGTCGCGTTCTTCATCGGCGGCGCCGAAGGGCTCCCCGCGGAGCTCTCCCGCGGCGCCGACGCGCGTCTCAGCCTCTCCAGCTTGACGCTCCCGCACCGCCTCGCGCGAGTGGTGCTGTTCGAGCAGCTGTACCGCGCGATGACGATTCTGCGCGGCGAACCCTACGCTCGCGAAGATTGA
- a CDS encoding NAD-dependent epimerase/dehydratase family protein yields the protein MARARGADRRQAERRAASSSEPGAVVVTGVCGRMGRRLARQLHRERLVIGLDRRPFDDRPKDIEHHPIDIRRKKARELFRRKNISALIHLGVMHDPRGNSEEHHTWNVVAFQKLLDYVQLHQIPKLVLLSSANVYGPRPDNAQFLSEDAPLLGAGTFSDIRDLIELDMLAQSFFWKNPRTETVILRPANILGTVRNAPSNYLRLKVVPTLMGFDPMVQVVHQDDVVRAVQLALRPGVRGIFNIAGPPPVALSGALKLLKRPTVPVPYSMAKRGVARLWRWRMTSFPAPELEFIRYVCMVDDRRAREILGYEPAFDLAATLASVDEERWI from the coding sequence ATGGCCCGGGCGCGCGGAGCAGATCGCCGTCAGGCGGAGCGGCGGGCGGCCAGCAGCAGCGAGCCGGGAGCCGTGGTGGTCACCGGGGTGTGCGGTCGCATGGGCCGGCGCTTGGCGCGGCAGCTGCACCGCGAGCGGCTGGTCATCGGTCTGGATCGGCGTCCCTTCGACGACCGCCCGAAGGACATCGAGCACCATCCCATCGACATCCGTCGCAAGAAGGCGCGGGAGCTGTTTCGTCGCAAGAACATCTCGGCCCTGATCCACCTCGGCGTGATGCACGACCCGCGCGGCAACAGCGAGGAGCACCACACCTGGAACGTGGTCGCCTTCCAGAAGCTCCTCGACTACGTGCAGCTCCACCAGATCCCGAAGCTGGTGCTGCTCTCCAGCGCCAACGTGTACGGACCTCGCCCCGACAACGCTCAGTTCCTGAGCGAGGATGCGCCGCTGCTCGGCGCCGGGACCTTCAGCGACATTCGCGATCTGATCGAGCTCGACATGCTCGCTCAGTCGTTCTTCTGGAAGAACCCGCGCACGGAGACCGTGATCTTGCGGCCCGCGAACATCTTGGGGACCGTGCGGAACGCGCCCAGCAACTACCTGCGGCTCAAGGTGGTACCCACCTTGATGGGCTTCGACCCCATGGTGCAGGTGGTGCACCAGGACGACGTCGTGCGGGCCGTGCAGCTGGCGTTGCGGCCGGGGGTACGCGGCATCTTCAACATCGCCGGACCGCCGCCGGTGGCGCTCTCGGGCGCGCTCAAGTTGCTGAAGCGGCCGACGGTGCCCGTGCCCTACAGCATGGCGAAGCGGGGCGTCGCGCGCCTGTGGCGCTGGCGTATGACGTCGTTTCCTGCCCCCGAGCTCGAGTTCATTCGCTATGTATGCATGGTGGACGACCGACGCGCGCGCGAGATCCTCGGCTACGAGCCGGCCTTCGACCTGGCTGCTACGCTCGCCTCGGTGGACGAGGAACGATGGATCTGA
- a CDS encoding glutamate-5-semialdehyde dehydrogenase has protein sequence MSVAEQCQKARTAARALARAKTRDKDLALKAVAERLRARADHVARENEKDLAAGRTAGLSEALLDRLALSAERIEALAQAVEHVATLPDPVGSRSESQRAPSGIVIARQRVPLGVIAMIYEARPNVTVDAAVLCVKAGNAVLLRGGKEAAASNAALGEILREGLASAGLPSDAVQIVPPGSRDEIRELLSATDFIDLAIPRGGPGLIRFVAENARVPVVKHYHGVCHLFLDEGCNVEMAMALAVNGKAQRPGVCNALECLLVHQNDAARLLPPVLAALEQEGVEIRGCERTRQVVPRVKAAAEDDFGTEFLAKILAVKVVDGYEAALAHVERYGSNHTEVICTESYERAQRWLDDVDASCVMVNASTRFNDGGQLGLGTEIGISTSKLHAYGPMGLTSLTTEKWIVLGSGQIRR, from the coding sequence TTGAGCGTAGCCGAGCAGTGCCAGAAGGCACGCACGGCGGCGCGAGCTTTGGCCCGTGCGAAGACCCGCGACAAGGACCTGGCCCTGAAGGCCGTGGCCGAGCGCCTTCGCGCCCGCGCCGACCACGTTGCCCGAGAGAACGAGAAGGATCTGGCGGCGGGCCGCACGGCGGGCCTGTCCGAGGCCCTGCTCGATCGCCTGGCCCTGAGCGCCGAGCGCATCGAGGCCCTGGCCCAGGCCGTGGAGCACGTCGCCACCCTGCCGGATCCGGTGGGCAGCCGCAGCGAGAGCCAGCGGGCGCCGAGCGGCATCGTGATCGCGCGACAACGCGTGCCCCTGGGGGTCATCGCGATGATCTACGAGGCCCGGCCCAACGTGACGGTGGACGCCGCCGTGTTGTGCGTGAAGGCCGGCAACGCGGTGCTGCTGCGCGGGGGCAAGGAGGCTGCCGCCAGCAACGCGGCCCTCGGTGAGATCCTGCGCGAGGGTCTTGCGAGCGCGGGTCTTCCGTCCGACGCCGTGCAGATCGTACCGCCCGGTAGTCGTGACGAGATCCGCGAGCTGCTTTCGGCGACGGACTTCATCGACCTGGCGATCCCCCGCGGTGGGCCCGGGCTCATTCGCTTCGTCGCGGAGAACGCCCGCGTGCCGGTGGTGAAGCACTACCACGGGGTCTGTCACCTGTTCCTGGACGAAGGCTGCAACGTGGAAATGGCCATGGCCCTCGCGGTGAACGGCAAGGCGCAGCGCCCTGGCGTGTGCAACGCCCTCGAGTGCTTGCTGGTGCACCAGAACGACGCCGCGCGGCTGTTGCCTCCGGTGCTCGCCGCCCTCGAGCAAGAGGGCGTGGAGATCCGCGGTTGCGAGCGCACGCGCCAAGTGGTGCCTCGGGTGAAGGCCGCCGCAGAAGACGACTTCGGCACCGAATTCCTCGCCAAGATCCTGGCGGTGAAGGTGGTGGACGGTTACGAAGCCGCGCTCGCCCACGTGGAGCGCTACGGGTCCAACCACACGGAGGTGATCTGCACCGAGAGCTACGAGCGCGCCCAGCGCTGGCTCGACGACGTGGACGCCAGCTGTGTGATGGTCAACGCGAGCACACGCTTCAACGACGGTGGTCAGCTCGGGCTGGGGACCGAAATCGGCATCTCCACCTCCAAGCTCCACGCCTACGGACCCATGGGTCTCACGAGCCTGACTACCGAGAAGTGGATCGTTCTCGGTAGCGGCCAAATCCGGCGCTGA